One genomic region from Ornithinicoccus hortensis encodes:
- the mreD gene encoding rod shape-determining protein MreD — protein sequence MRHLPGPVWRAVALVGAVLLPSAFPGGWPARPDLVLLVVVAVGLVRGPAAAALTGLAGGWLLDLVPPGSEPLGASALSYLGVGLLAGWLRRFATWSGLLPLVAVLAAAVLVQGIRGVAAAAGIGVAHPVDLAWSVAMTLIGAVVLLPVLLAVERALLARGWT from the coding sequence GTGAGGCACCTGCCCGGTCCGGTGTGGCGGGCGGTGGCGCTGGTGGGGGCGGTGCTGCTGCCGTCGGCCTTTCCCGGCGGCTGGCCCGCCCGGCCGGACCTGGTGCTCCTCGTCGTGGTCGCCGTCGGCCTGGTGCGGGGACCGGCGGCCGCGGCCCTGACCGGCCTGGCCGGCGGGTGGTTGCTGGACCTCGTGCCACCCGGGTCCGAGCCGTTGGGCGCCAGCGCCCTGTCCTACCTGGGCGTCGGGCTCCTCGCCGGGTGGTTGCGCCGGTTCGCCACCTGGTCGGGGCTGCTGCCGCTGGTGGCGGTGCTCGCGGCCGCCGTGCTGGTGCAGGGCATCCGTGGGGTCGCGGCCGCCGCCGGGATCGGGGTGGCCCACCCCGTGGACCTGGCCTGGTCGGTCGCGATGACCCTGATCGGCGCGGTCGTGCTGCTCCCGGTGCTGCTCGCCGTCGA